The DNA sequence AATCGGACCACACCGGTCGGGCGACGGTTCTCGCCGACGAGGACTGAACGACGCCCCTCTCCGGGACCGCGCTGCTGAAATCGGGGCGAAAAAGGGTCGTTCACACCGAATCCGGCTCGATCTGCCGACTACTTTCCGACGCGCTTGAGGAGGCGTTCGAGGTCGAGATGTCCCGCCCCGTGGTAGGGCTCGCCGCCGGGCGCGTCGCTCGCGGTCTTCTGGATGAGCGATTCGACCTCCTCGACGCTCGCGTCGGGGCGGAGCGAGCGCACGAGCGCGACCGCACCCGCGACCTGCGGGGCTGCCATCGAGGTGCCCGCCTTCCAGCCATAGGCCGCCACAGTGCTGCCGGCGTCGTCCGTCTCGTAGATCGTCGAATAGACGAGGTCCCGTTGGGCTTCAGGAATGCTGTCGAGCGCCTCCTGGTCCGCGTCGCCGCCCGCGGCGCTCACGTCGACGGCGCTCCCGTAGTTGGTGTAGAACGCCGGGGAGTCCGTCGGGTCCTCCAGCCGGTTGCCGGTGAGCCACTTCGCCTCGTTGTCGCTGTGTTTGCCGCCCCAGCCGCAGCCGATCGGGCCGGTCGCGGCGACGCCGAAGACGCCCTCGGCCTCCGTCGGGATGCTGAGGGTGTTCTCGGATGTCATGTCGAGCCCGTCGTTTCCGGCGGAGTTGACGATGACCGTTCCCCGTGAGCGGACGTACTCGGCCACCTGCTCGGCGATACGGAGTTCTTCGGTGAGATAGGGATACTCGTCGACGTAGACGTACGGCGCGGGGAAGCCGACGCTGTAGTTGATGGCGTCACAGCCCGCCTCGGCGGCCTTCACCCAGCCGGCGTAGCCGTCGCCCTGTTTGCCCTCCTGGCCGGAGAACATCCGATAGGAGACGATCTCGGTGTCCGGGGCGGTCCCGAGCACGCCGCCGTCGGGACCGTCGTTACTGTTCGTCGCGGCGATGATGCCCGCGACGTGGGTCCCGTGGTCGCCGGCCCCGTTGGGTCGCCAGTCGTAGGGGTCCTCCGAGACGTTCTCCGAGAGCTCGTCGTTGACGACGTCCGCGAGGTCGGGGTGGGCGTCGTAGACCCCCGAGTCGACGACGGCGATGCGGGTGCCCGCGCCGGTCGAGACGTCGTGGATCGACTTCCCGCCGCCCGGTTTGTCGGTCAGGTCGTTGCTGACGTCCTGTTCGCGCTTGTCCCACTGGAACTCGCTGTTCGAGGGCGCGCCGTCGTGGTTGTGGCTCGACCCCTTGCCGTCGGTTGTCGGCCCCTCCCGTGACTCGACGGCCCCGACGCGGTCGTCGCCCCGGTCGATGACCCGGTCGGCGACCGTCGTGCCCGCCACCCGGTCCTGGTCGCCGCGCGCGACCAGCACGTCCGCCTGCGAGAGGTCGTGGACGACCTCGACGTCGTCGGGGACCGCCGACCGGTCGACGTCGCGGAGGTTGATGAAGAAGCGCGAGTCGGCGGGGCTCGCGGTCGCGGTGCCGACGCCGAGCGTCGCCACCCCGACCGCCGTCCCGGTCAACTGGAGGAACCGCCGTCTGTCGTATCGTCCCATGGCGGCCGTTGATCCCGCCGAGTCAGTATTAAATATTCGTCTTCAGGAATTGAATGTATGGGTACGCGGCACGACCCCGTCGCCTCAGTTGAGCGTCCAGATCGCGTAGTTCAGCGCGGTGGCGAACGAGACCCACGCGAGATACGGCACCAGCAACGCCGCCGCACGGCGGTCGATTCGACGAAAGAGCACGACGGTGGCGACGATCGCGACCCAGAGCGGTACGATGACCACGAGCCCCAGCGCCGGCGATTCGAGCCCGAAGAAGGCGGGCGACCACGCGAGGTTGAGCACGAACTGGACCGCGAAGGCGGCGAGACCCAGTCGGACCCCGCGGCGGTCGAACCCCGCCCGCCAGACCAGCCACGCCGCGACGCCCTGGAGCGCGTAGAGCGCCGTCCAGACCGGACCGAACACCCAGTTCGGGGGGGTGAAACCGGGCTTGTCGACGGTGGTGTACCACGTCGCTATCTGGGGGCTCGTCACCAGCCCGGCAGCCGCGCCGAGAACGACACAGACCGCGACCGCGGCGGCGACCGTGAGGAGCGGGCGGCGGTCCGGAAGCGCGGACCGGGAATCCCGAGTGATGGACATACGTCCTCTCGGCGCGGCTACCGGTTAGCAGTATCGCCGTCATCCCCCGCGTTCGACCGGCAGCGGCGACGGGATCCGGGTCGTCCGCCTCGCGGTCGGTGACGCGTCCGCGACCGGTCCGACCTCGGAGCGCCTACTCGGCGAGGTGGCCGAGGATCGCCTCGGTGTCGTTCGGCACCGGTTCCGGGTCCCGGCCGGCGGCGGCCGCCGCGTCGGGGTCCTTCAGGAGGTGGCCGGTCGTGAGACAGACCACGTCCTCGTCGTCGTCGACCGTCCCAGATTCCCGGAGTTTCCGGAGGCCCGCGATGCTCGCCGCCGAGGCGGGTTCGACGCCGACACCCTCCTCGGCGAGCGTGCGCTGGGCGTCGACGATCGCCTCGTCCGCGACCGCGACCGCCGTCCCGCCGGTCCCGCGGATCCCGGGGAGCGCCTTCCGCGCGTTGACCGGGTTCCCGATCCGGATCGCCGTCGCGCGGGTCTCGACGTCCTCCCAGCGCCGGGTGTCGTCGAGTCCTTCTTCGATCGCTTCGACCATCGGCGCGGCCCCCTCGGCCTGGACCCCCGTCAGCATCGGCACTTCCGCCTCGTCGAGCGCGCCGGCTTCGACGAGCTCGCGGAAGGCCTTGTAGAGTGCGGCGGTGTTGCCGGCGTTGCCCACGGGCAGCACGATCCGGTCGGGATAGCGGTCGTACTCCGCGAGGAACGACTCCAGGATCTCGAAGCCGATCGTCTTCTGCCCTTCGAGGCGGAAGGGGTTCAGCGAGTTCAGGAGGTAGGCTTCACCCATGTTCGCGAGTTCGGCCACGACGTCGAGGCAGGCGTCGAAGTTGCCGTCGACCTCCAGGATCCGCGCGCCGTGGAGGGCGGCCTGGGCGACCTTCCCCGCCGCGACCTTCCCCGCCGGAAGCAGGACGAGGGTCTCGACCCCCGCACGGCCGCCGTAGGCCGCGAGCGCCGCGCTGGTGTTCCCGGTGGAGGCACACGCCAGGCGGTCGACGCCGAGTTCCTGGGCCACTCGGACCCCGACGGTCATTCCCCGGTCCTTGAAGCTCCCCGTGGGGTTCATCCCTTCGTGTTTGACCCGGAGGCTCCGGACCCCCACGTCGGCTTCGAGCCGCGGCACCTCGTGGAGCGGGGTGTCGCCCTCGGGGAGCGAGACGCCCGACTCGAACGGCAGCGCGGCGGCGTAGCGCCAGACCCCGCGGCCCGAGAAGTCCTCGAAGGTCGGATACTCCTCGTAGCGGGCTTCGAGCAGCCCGTCGCAGTCGGGGCAGCGGTAGGTGGGTTCGTCGAACGGCGCGAGGGTTCGGCCGCACTCGATGCACGCGAGCCAGACGCCGTCCGCGGCGGCTTCCGGGGGCGACGAACCGAGCGAGAGCTCCGTCATTGGTCGCGAGAGACGCGCCGCGAGGAAAAGTGGGCCGGTTGTCGCAACCGCTCGTCGTGCCGTTCAGACCGCGTCGAGCAGGAAGACGAGCAGCCCCTTCTGGGCGTGGAGGCGGTTCTCGGCCTGTTGCCAGACGAGCTCGCGGTCGCTTTCGAGCACCGCGCTCGTGACC is a window from the Halococcus hamelinensis 100A6 genome containing:
- a CDS encoding S8 family peptidase, with translation MGRYDRRRFLQLTGTAVGVATLGVGTATASPADSRFFINLRDVDRSAVPDDVEVVHDLSQADVLVARGDQDRVAGTTVADRVIDRGDDRVGAVESREGPTTDGKGSSHNHDGAPSNSEFQWDKREQDVSNDLTDKPGGGKSIHDVSTGAGTRIAVVDSGVYDAHPDLADVVNDELSENVSEDPYDWRPNGAGDHGTHVAGIIAATNSNDGPDGGVLGTAPDTEIVSYRMFSGQEGKQGDGYAGWVKAAEAGCDAINYSVGFPAPYVYVDEYPYLTEELRIAEQVAEYVRSRGTVIVNSAGNDGLDMTSENTLSIPTEAEGVFGVAATGPIGCGWGGKHSDNEAKWLTGNRLEDPTDSPAFYTNYGSAVDVSAAGGDADQEALDSIPEAQRDLVYSTIYETDDAGSTVAAYGWKAGTSMAAPQVAGAVALVRSLRPDASVEEVESLIQKTASDAPGGEPYHGAGHLDLERLLKRVGK
- a CDS encoding TspO/MBR family protein, whose translation is MSITRDSRSALPDRRPLLTVAAAVAVCVVLGAAAGLVTSPQIATWYTTVDKPGFTPPNWVFGPVWTALYALQGVAAWLVWRAGFDRRGVRLGLAAFAVQFVLNLAWSPAFFGLESPALGLVVIVPLWVAIVATVVLFRRIDRRAAALLVPYLAWVSFATALNYAIWTLN
- the thrC gene encoding threonine synthase, encoding MTELSLGSSPPEAAADGVWLACIECGRTLAPFDEPTYRCPDCDGLLEARYEEYPTFEDFSGRGVWRYAAALPFESGVSLPEGDTPLHEVPRLEADVGVRSLRVKHEGMNPTGSFKDRGMTVGVRVAQELGVDRLACASTGNTSAALAAYGGRAGVETLVLLPAGKVAAGKVAQAALHGARILEVDGNFDACLDVVAELANMGEAYLLNSLNPFRLEGQKTIGFEILESFLAEYDRYPDRIVLPVGNAGNTAALYKAFRELVEAGALDEAEVPMLTGVQAEGAAPMVEAIEEGLDDTRRWEDVETRATAIRIGNPVNARKALPGIRGTGGTAVAVADEAIVDAQRTLAEEGVGVEPASAASIAGLRKLRESGTVDDDEDVVCLTTGHLLKDPDAAAAAGRDPEPVPNDTEAILGHLAE